In the genome of Dunckerocampus dactyliophorus isolate RoL2022-P2 chromosome 6, RoL_Ddac_1.1, whole genome shotgun sequence, one region contains:
- the LOC129183263 gene encoding CD209 antigen-like protein E isoform X2 — MHVFLLAFGILCVLQAVLNITLRLGRSEAAPKVETGEGCPKDWLLFRFSCYYFSTRRKSWDDSRQDCLQRDADLVIINSRQEQAFLTGFTETAWIGMSDRDQEGNWIWVDGTPVKDKLEWALGQPDGAFGGEDCGELRTMTNFLGLNDFSCITRSQWICEKPL; from the exons ATGCACGTGTTTCTGCTGGCCTTTGGAATTCTCTGCGTTCTTCAAGCAGTTCTCAACATCACCCTGAGACTGGGTCGCAGTGAGGCAGCTCCTAAAG TTGAGACAGGGGAGGGCTGTCCAAAAGACTGGCTCCTGTTCAGGTTCAGCTGTTACTACTTTTCCACGCGGAGGAAGAGTTGGGACGACAGCCGACAGGACTGTCTGCAGAGGGATGCTGATCTGGTCATCATCAACAGCAGACAGGAGCAG GCTTTTCTCACCGGATTCACCGAGACAGCATGGATTGGAATGTCTGACAGGGATCAGGAGGGAAATTGGATCTGGGTGGATGGAACACCAGTCAAAGACAA GCTGGAATGGGCCCTTGGACAGCCTGATGGAGCTTTTGGAGGCGAAGACTGTGGTGAACTTCGTACAATGACGAATTTCCTCGGTTTGAATGATTTTAGTTGCATTACCAGATCCCAGTGGATCTGTGAAAAACCACTGTGA
- the LOC129183263 gene encoding CD209 antigen-like protein E isoform X1 yields the protein MWECIKVSFSDFLSASVHICLKLIHASTLPFSTHVKQRCNNLSGKTWLELEQVDVETGEGCPKDWLLFRFSCYYFSTRRKSWDDSRQDCLQRDADLVIINSRQEQAFLTGFTETAWIGMSDRDQEGNWIWVDGTPVKDKLEWALGQPDGAFGGEDCGELRTMTNFLGLNDFSCITRSQWICEKPL from the exons atgtgggaatgcataaaggtaagttttagTGACTTTTTGAGTGCtagtgtgcacatttgtctcaagttaattcatgctagcacactgcctttttccacacacgtcaaacagcgatgtaataatctctctggaaaaacttggctggaacttgaacaggtggatg TTGAGACAGGGGAGGGCTGTCCAAAAGACTGGCTCCTGTTCAGGTTCAGCTGTTACTACTTTTCCACGCGGAGGAAGAGTTGGGACGACAGCCGACAGGACTGTCTGCAGAGGGATGCTGATCTGGTCATCATCAACAGCAGACAGGAGCAG GCTTTTCTCACCGGATTCACCGAGACAGCATGGATTGGAATGTCTGACAGGGATCAGGAGGGAAATTGGATCTGGGTGGATGGAACACCAGTCAAAGACAA GCTGGAATGGGCCCTTGGACAGCCTGATGGAGCTTTTGGAGGCGAAGACTGTGGTGAACTTCGTACAATGACGAATTTCCTCGGTTTGAATGATTTTAGTTGCATTACCAGATCCCAGTGGATCTGTGAAAAACCACTGTGA
- the LOC129183263 gene encoding CD209 antigen-like protein E isoform X3 — MHKVETGEGCPKDWLLFRFSCYYFSTRRKSWDDSRQDCLQRDADLVIINSRQEQAFLTGFTETAWIGMSDRDQEGNWIWVDGTPVKDKLEWALGQPDGAFGGEDCGELRTMTNFLGLNDFSCITRSQWICEKPL, encoded by the exons atgcataaag TTGAGACAGGGGAGGGCTGTCCAAAAGACTGGCTCCTGTTCAGGTTCAGCTGTTACTACTTTTCCACGCGGAGGAAGAGTTGGGACGACAGCCGACAGGACTGTCTGCAGAGGGATGCTGATCTGGTCATCATCAACAGCAGACAGGAGCAG GCTTTTCTCACCGGATTCACCGAGACAGCATGGATTGGAATGTCTGACAGGGATCAGGAGGGAAATTGGATCTGGGTGGATGGAACACCAGTCAAAGACAA GCTGGAATGGGCCCTTGGACAGCCTGATGGAGCTTTTGGAGGCGAAGACTGTGGTGAACTTCGTACAATGACGAATTTCCTCGGTTTGAATGATTTTAGTTGCATTACCAGATCCCAGTGGATCTGTGAAAAACCACTGTGA
- the naf1 gene encoding H/ACA ribonucleoprotein complex non-core subunit NAF1, giving the protein MEQLMEERVQVTQSPEMSETVVTSQKEGLDTESNTQEHPEASGYEHAESALPSLVKECRMEDADGNISEDADSSSSSSSSLSFSPAPVLENDDDDEGINQPPVFKTKDELLLEDLPAVDELNMSLPDGVTLTPIGTVSSVIQQLAIIQSLKDTPPLTDDSIIFRADRLALGKVFEVFGPVSSPLYVLRFNSPEELSSKGLTLGLTVYYAPDMEEYTGYILIQQLQLLKGSDASWKNDQEPPEEALDYSDDEKEQQAKRVKNSKKKQKNYTENCAQGTAHHKQHRHDVTGLTGKQTGAQFSHQSLNQNVQPPFPHSHPSPQHAHFPPMYPPAPYLYPPHPPPPLAFLPYSTPSFFNPSYSSTPWLPNSVPFSELPPPTPPPE; this is encoded by the exons ATGGAGCAGCTGATGGAAGAGAGAGTGCAAGTGACACAATCCCCTGAGATGAGCGAGACAGTCGTGACTTCACAAAAAGAAGGGTTGGACACTGAGTCAAACACACAAGAACATCCAGAGGCGAGTGGATATGAACATGCTGAGTCAGCCCTACCATCCTTGGTCAAAGAGTGCAGGATGGAGGATGCTGACGGGAACATATCCGAAGATGCAGACAG CTCCTCTTCATCATCCTCGTCCTTGTCATTTTCACCTGCCCCCGtgcttgaaaatgatgacgACGACGAGGGTATAAACCAACCACCTGTCTTCAAAACCAAAGATGAACTTCTACTTGAG GATCTGCCTGCAGTGGACGAGCTGAACATGTCATTGCCAGATGGTGTAACACTAACACCAATAGGAACGGTATCCAGCGTCATACAGCAGCTTG CAATAATCCAGTCTCTGAAAGACACACCCCCTTTGACCGATGACAGCATCATTTTTCGAGCCGATCGACTGGCTTTGGGCAAG gtttttgaAGTATTTGGTCCTGTTTCCAGTCCTCTCTATGTTTTGCGCTTTAACTCTCCTGAGGAGTTAAGCAGCAAGGGCCTGACACTTGGATTGACTGTTTATTATGCACCAGATATGGAAGAGTACACAGGATATATCCTCATACAACAACTTCAACT TTTAAAAGGCTCAGATGCATCCTGGAAAAATGACCAAGAACCACCAGAAGAG GCTTTAGACTACAGTGATGACGAGAAGGAGCAGCAGGCTAAGAGAGtgaaaaactccaaaaagaagcagaagaatTACACAG AAAATTGTGCTCAGGGCACTGCACACCATAAGCAGCATCGCCATGATGTCACAGGTTTAACGGGAAAACAAACGGGGGCTCAGTTCAGCCACCAGAGCTTGAACCAGAACGTCCAACCACCATTTCCTCACTCTCATCCGTCGCCTCAACACGCACATTTTCCTCCCATGTACCCCCCGGCTCCCTACCTTTATCCACCCCACCCTCCACCCCCACTAGCCTTTCTCCCTTATTCAACCCCATCATTCTTTAATCCGTCTTACTCCTCTACACCCTGGCTGCCAAACTCTGTGCCATTCTCAGAACTTCCTCCGCCCACCCCTCCTCCTGAGTGA